ACGAGGTGCTCAGAGTAACCGTTAGCGATGTCGATACAGATGAAGATCAGCTCTTCTGACAGCGCCATGATTTCCTGGGTTTTTACGAAATCAGCTTCAGACGTACCAGTAGAGACCATCACATTGTTCAGCACTTTCGCATCTGCACCAGCGACAAATGCCGCCCAGTCGTCAACCGTGTAGTGTTTGTGAACCGCGGTCATACAGCCATGTTCAGCCAGCGCTTTAGCCATATCAAATGAACCTACAGAGTCCATGTTTGCAGCAATAACAGGAACACCAGACCATTGACGGCCACTGTGCTTGAAGGTAAACTCGCGGGTTAATTCAACTTGAGAACGGCTTTTTAGGGTAGAACGTTTCGGGCGAAACAGTACATCTTTGAAACCCAATTTCAAGTCTTGTTCGATACGCATTTGTCTTTCCTTACATCATTTAGACAATGTGCCCTTTCGGACAGATTGCTTTCCTGCGTATGAATCAATTGGCAGATTGTTCATTACGCAACCAGAAAGCAGGCACAAAAAAACCGGAGCGTTGGCAGACGCTCCGGTTTTCAGCATTATAGGCACAGAAATTTTTCAAGCAAGTCTGATATTTATCATTTTTTTGTGATACCTTTTGTCAGATTACAACCTCGAAAAAGCCCTTTTTTCAGCCTATTACTCCCCTTAACAGACTCTGTTATCTATCTGATTAAAATAGAAAAACCGCGTATTCCTTATCGAAACACGCGGCTGATTTTTAAGGCTTATTCTTCCTTACAGTACTTTTTTCCAAGGTCCCCACGCTTCACTCAGTAGTGGATCATCACCTTGTGTCCAGTAAACCGCTTCATAAGTCACACCGTTTACTACCACACGGTCGCCCGTGTTATAAACCTTGGTAGCACTCCAAGCATTCGGATCTACTGGCTCGCCGTTACCACCCGGAGTACCGGTAGAAGGCTTGTCTGCATCAGCGACAACACGTACGGTTGGCCAGTTAGCGTGTGATCCATAGAAGTTAGTCACACACTTCTCGTAGTCGCCCGGTACCAGCGCAGAGTAAGCGGTTTGGAAGCCCACCAGCTCACACTCAAATGAGAAACCGCCTGGACGGTCCGGGTAGTATTTCCAGTTACCATCCCAGTTGGTGTAAAGCACATCGGTTGCGCCTTGCAGGTTCAGGCTACCGAATGGCGTTTGCTGCCAACAGGTGTTTTTCTCGTCGGCTTCAATTGGAATTTGGTAGTGCGCTGCTAAGCCTTCCCAGTAACGGATACGGTTAACTGGCTGACCTTTGGTTTTGTTTTGTTCACCACACTCGATACCACCATTGATAATGTTAATTGTGGTACCAAACCCGTAGCCGATACCTGCGTCAATTTCACGTTGCGAAGGTTTCCAGGTACGGTCGATAACGTGCAGCATCGCTGGTTTCGGTGCCTGTGGTGTCAGGAAGAACCAAATCGCTGAAGCCAGGTTTAGCCAAGAGTCTGCCACCAGTGCTGGGTCATTCAGCAGGCGCGTGGCGTCTCCGTCAAACATCACTTCAGAGAACATGCCATAGTTAAAGTGGTATGAAAGCTGCTTTGCACCACGGCCAAAGTATCCCTGACCTGTCGCACAAGGCCAACGACGGTTTTGCCAGTCATCTTGACCACAACCTGTGGTGTAACCTTCCTGCCCTTCTGCCCAGCCCATTTCGCGAACATGCACAAGAGCCTGTTGCCATTCTTCTAGCGCCAGCGGGTTGTCAGACAGGTTGTCTTTAGCAATATGGCCGCCAGTTTCCTGCGAGAAGTGTGCAAATGCGGTAATGATAGATTTCTTACAGATGGCATCTGCGTCGCGACCGTCTGTGTAATCACCACAGAAAGCCGGGAACTTACCAATCGCTTTAAGGAAGCGGGTGTAAGTGTATTCCGGTGCGGCCATTTGGGTCAGGAAGTTCCAGTCCGTTTCTGGGAAAACGCGCTCTACACGCTTCACGTTTTCTGGGTTGTTTGCTGCTCCAGGCAAAATCGCATCAACTACAGAGTTCGGCTGGGTACGCAGTGCCTGAGACCAAGTGTCGTACATTGGGTCCAGCGTCAACGCATCTTCCGCTGCCTTAATTTCGGACTGGGAAACAACAAACCCGTTCACGTTATTTGGGTCTTGTACAGGGTCCATGGTCACTGCGCTGTGAGCGAAGAAGCTCGCGCCGAACATAGCGGTAAATAAAGCCGTTCGTTTCATCTTAAATTCCTTATCAAAACTTTTTCTGCAACCGTCTTTAAGACGTGCCTGCTTCGCGCTTTTTTGCTCTTTGCTCTTTGCGCGTTACTGTTCAGCGCTGTTTTATTCAGCGATTCGCGGTAACCCTTGGCGATTTAGAGGTCTTTTATTGATAGCGCGGACAACACGACTATATGCATGCATGAATACACAAGACGACAACTATTGAGGACAGGAATGCCAGAATGAATGGTGCGCCGACGAAAAGTGAGACGCTTACATTTGTTGTACATTGATTTTTTGACCACGAACCTTGGATCAACAAGAAAACACAACACAATGCACTGAATTTTCGGCAATTGATATTAGGTTTATTCTGCGAGGCAGGTCATTTAAAACAGGATAATTTTTCTCGACAAGCCGCGTCCTAGTGGACGCGGCTTGATTAAAGAGTAAGTTTACATCTTTTTCCAGGGTCCCCATTGCTCACCGGAAGCTGGGTCATCACCCTGTGTCCAGTAAAGTGCTTGGTAAGTTGCGCCGTTAACCAGCACCTGATCCCCACCAAAGTAAACCTTGCTCGCACTCCAAGTGGTTTCTCCCTCATCTGGCGTGGTACCCGTATCAGGATTTGAACCGCCGGTATCGCCACCAGTGCCTGCATCATCACCTGTGTCTGTACCAGAGCCACTCCCTGTATCTGGGTTGGTACCCGTGTCTGGGTTAGTTGATGTGCCACCACCAGTCGTATCGCCTGCAACGACCTTCCAAGCGCCCCACTGACCTGCTGTTTCTGGGTTCACACCCTGATTCCAGTATTTGGCTTCGTATGTCACGCCGTTAATCGTGACACGGTCACCGGCTAGGTATACGGCTTTATCATCCCAGGTATTCTCCGATGGAGTACCGCCGTCACCCGGATTTGAACCATCTCCTGGGTTGGTATCAATGGTTTCAACAACACGAACCACAGGCCAACCCGCGTGAGATTCATAGAAGTTGCTGACACATTTCTCGTAGTCGCCCTCTACCAACGCTGAGTAAGCCGTTTGGTAACCCACCAGCTCACACTCGAACGAATAACCGCCCGGGCGATTAGCATAGTATTTCCAGTTACCATCCCAGTTGGTGTAAAGCACATCTGTTGCGCCTTGTAGGTTGAGGCTGCCATAAGGCAGTTGTTGCCAACAGGTGTTGGTTTCATCTGCTTCAATCGGAATATTGAAATGTTTCGCGAGCCCTTCCCAGTAACGGATACGGTTAACCGGCTGGCCTTTATCTTTGTTCTGTTCACCACACTCAATACCACCATTGATGATGTTAATCGTGGTACCAAAGCCATAGCCAATGCCTGCATCCAGTTCACGCTGTGAAGGCACCCAGGTTCGGTCAATCACATGTAGCATTGCTGGTTTCGGCGCTTGTGGCGTGAGGAAGAACCAAATTGCCGAAGCCAGATTTAGCCAGGAATCAGCCACTAAACCGGGCTCATTGAGCAGCTTGGTTGCATCACCCGCGTACATCACTTCTGAAAATGCGCCGTAGTTAAAATGGTAAGAAAGCTGCTTTGCACCTCGACCGAAGTAGCCCTGACCCGCTGCACAAGGCCAGCGTTTGTTTTGCCAGTCATTCTGCCCACAGCCAGTCGTATAACCTTCCTGCCCCTCTGACCAGCCCATTTCACGGACATGGACGAGTGCCTGCTGCCACTCTTCCAAACCTTGTGGGTTATCCCAGTAGTTGTCTTTTGCAATATGACCACCGGTTTCTTGAGCAAAGTGCGCAAACGCAGTCACGATCGACTTCTTACAAATCGCATCAGAATCACGGCCATCTGTGTATTCACCGCAGAACGCAGGGAACTTGCCAATCGCACGAAGGAACCGGGTATAGGTGTATTCCGGCGCTGCCATTTGAGTCAGGAATTCCCAGTCAGATTCTGGGAAAACACGCTCGACACGTTTGACGTTTTCAGGATTGCTGGCTGCGCCCGGTAAAATTGCTTCCACCACATCATTGGTGCGTGTACGTAGCGCCTGTGCCCAAGTGGTGTACATCGGGTCTTGGGTTTGTGCAGCCTCTGCGGCTTGCACTTCTGCCCGGGTGACAACATAACCTTCTGGGTTTTGCGGATCAGGCTGCGGGTTCATTGCCATCGCACTTGGCGCAGCAAAGGTTGCAGCGATCATCGCGCTTAGAAAAGCGGTCTGTTTCATCTTCTAAAGTCCTTATCAAAATAAATGGTTGGCAGGTTATTTCGCTTCTACTTCTTTGGTATTTAGCGATTTTCTCGCTCCGTAAGATCTCTTACAGAAATCGAATTTTTCTGCCACATCAACTATATGCATCATGAGACAAAGGACTCGACAAGTATCCAGCAAAGAAATGTCAGACTGGATGCAACCTGACTAAATATTGATAAAGCATGGTTTGTTGTAGGGTTAATTTTTGAAGTGAAGCAAGTTTAGTGCAGTATTCGTACGTTTCAACAATCTGAAGCCAAATCATCTTTTCGAATGAAATTTTCATTTCTATCAGTAAGCTAGTGGTTTCATGCTTATAATTCCCTCACTGGAGGGAAGGATATGATTGACGCGCAACGCATCATTGCTGAGGCACAACAATTAGGCGACGCCAAGATCGCCGAACATTCAGGTAGGTTCTTTAAATCTGGCCCCGGCGAATACGGTGAAGGCGACAAATTTATTGGCATTCGGGTGCCCGTGGTCAGAGAGCTTGCCAAGCTTCATAAATCTGCTTCTCTCAAGACAATTTCAGTGCTGCTGGAAAGCGAGTGGCATGAAATCAGGCTGCTTGCCTTAGTGATTCTGTCTGAGCAATTTAAGAAGGCAGATGCAGAACAACAAAAGGTCATTTTTGATTTCTATCTTTCCCGAACACACCTTATTAATAACTGGGATCTCATCGACAGCTCCGCGCACCATATTGTGGGTGGATACCTCACCGATAAAAAGCGGGATATTCTCTATTCGCTGGCAGAATCAAGCAGTCTATGGGAACGACGGATAGCGATGATGGCGACCTTCCCTTTCATACGAAATAACCAGTTTGACGACACCATCAAACTTGCAGAAAAGCTGCTTCAAGATAAAGAAGATTTGATCCACAAAATGTGTGGCTGGATGCTGAGGGAACTCGGGAAAAGAGACCTTCCCCTGCTACGCACTTTTCTCGATAGACACGGCCCAGACATGCCAAGAACCATGCTGCGCTATGCCATTGAAAAAATGTCTACAGAGGAAAGAAAGCACTATTTGGCCGTAAAGTAATTACAGTGCACGGATTTTCTTATCCAGCTCATAACCTTGATCGGTCACCAGTTTTTCAAGCACTTCAATGCGGTTTTTAAGCGCATCAATTTCAGCGAGCAGCTCCCCTGAACCCTCTGCGACTTTGTTCGCTTCGAATTCACGCACCTGTGCCCGGTAGGCAAAGTAGCTTTTCAGTGTCCGTGTTCCAACAACCAGCGCAACAATGATGATGACAAATAGCAGTGCGTCCATTTTTGCTCCTCCTGAGCGAACACGCTAATAACTCAGCGTGTTTAGATAAATCCCCGCGATGGTCGGATCATTAGTCAGTTTTAGTGTGATTTCCAAGCAATAAAAGCTGACACTCTGACACGATTCATAAAATCAGAAGAAACGAGTATTAAAAAGGGAGCCGAAGCTCCCTTACATTTGAGTTTAAATCAGCTCACTGACCACTGTGACAATGTGCGTTTGAAGTCCTGATAATCAAATTCGTTGAGCAATTGGATGTCACCATTGCTGCGTTGGCAATAAACCGATGGCATGCGAAGGCCGTTAAACCAGTTCAGTTTCACCATGGTGTAACCTGCACTATCAAGAATGTGCAGGCGCTGGCCCACTTTAAGTGGTTCGTCAAAACTCGCCACGCAGAACTGATCACCCGCTAGACAAGAGCAACTGCCAATGACATATGTGTGCTCGCCATTCTCGCTGGCTTCACCAATGGAGGCAGGTTCGTTGTAGATGAGCGTGTCCAGTCGATGAGCTTCAGTCGCGCTATCGACAATCGCTGTTTTCATCTCGTTTTCGACGATATCCACCACGGTAACGACCAGGTCGGTCGTCTTGGTAATAATGGCTTCGCCTGGTTCCAGATACAGCTGCACACCATGGCGCTCACCGAACGCTTTCAGTGCAGCTGCCAGTTTTTCAATGTCGTATCCCGGCCAGGTAAAGAAGACACCACCACCGAGACTCACCCACTCTAATTTGTCGAGGTAGCTACCGAACTTTTCTGAGATGGCATCAAGCAAGCCGACAAAGGCGTCGACGTCTTTGTTCTCGCAGTTCATATGGAACATCACGCCATTGAGTGACGCAAAAATCTCAGGGT
The nucleotide sequence above comes from Grimontia kaedaensis. Encoded proteins:
- a CDS encoding DNA alkylation repair protein → MIDAQRIIAEAQQLGDAKIAEHSGRFFKSGPGEYGEGDKFIGIRVPVVRELAKLHKSASLKTISVLLESEWHEIRLLALVILSEQFKKADAEQQKVIFDFYLSRTHLINNWDLIDSSAHHIVGGYLTDKKRDILYSLAESSSLWERRIAMMATFPFIRNNQFDDTIKLAEKLLQDKEDLIHKMCGWMLRELGKRDLPLLRTFLDRHGPDMPRTMLRYAIEKMSTEERKHYLAVK
- a CDS encoding chitinase → MKQTAFLSAMIAATFAAPSAMAMNPQPDPQNPEGYVVTRAEVQAAEAAQTQDPMYTTWAQALRTRTNDVVEAILPGAASNPENVKRVERVFPESDWEFLTQMAAPEYTYTRFLRAIGKFPAFCGEYTDGRDSDAICKKSIVTAFAHFAQETGGHIAKDNYWDNPQGLEEWQQALVHVREMGWSEGQEGYTTGCGQNDWQNKRWPCAAGQGYFGRGAKQLSYHFNYGAFSEVMYAGDATKLLNEPGLVADSWLNLASAIWFFLTPQAPKPAMLHVIDRTWVPSQRELDAGIGYGFGTTINIINGGIECGEQNKDKGQPVNRIRYWEGLAKHFNIPIEADETNTCWQQLPYGSLNLQGATDVLYTNWDGNWKYYANRPGGYSFECELVGYQTAYSALVEGDYEKCVSNFYESHAGWPVVRVVETIDTNPGDGSNPGDGGTPSENTWDDKAVYLAGDRVTINGVTYEAKYWNQGVNPETAGQWGAWKVVAGDTTGGGTSTNPDTGTNPDTGSGSGTDTGDDAGTGGDTGGSNPDTGTTPDEGETTWSASKVYFGGDQVLVNGATYQALYWTQGDDPASGEQWGPWKKM
- the nspC gene encoding carboxynorspermidine decarboxylase; the protein is MNPTELKTPYFLIEEDKLIENLEKAKLLKELSGVKLVLALKCFSTWGVFDIIKPYLDGTTSSGPFEVKLGHETFGGETHAYSVGYSEDDVREVADICDKMIFNSQSQLTAYRHLVEGKASIGLRLNPGVSYAGQDLANPARKFSRLGVHFDQIDPEIFASLNGVMFHMNCENKDVDAFVGLLDAISEKFGSYLDKLEWVSLGGGVFFTWPGYDIEKLAAALKAFGERHGVQLYLEPGEAIITKTTDLVVTVVDIVENEMKTAIVDSATEAHRLDTLIYNEPASIGEASENGEHTYVIGSCSCLAGDQFCVASFDEPLKVGQRLHILDSAGYTMVKLNWFNGLRMPSVYCQRSNGDIQLLNEFDYQDFKRTLSQWSVS
- a CDS encoding chitinase gives rise to the protein MKRTALFTAMFGASFFAHSAVTMDPVQDPNNVNGFVVSQSEIKAAEDALTLDPMYDTWSQALRTQPNSVVDAILPGAANNPENVKRVERVFPETDWNFLTQMAAPEYTYTRFLKAIGKFPAFCGDYTDGRDADAICKKSIITAFAHFSQETGGHIAKDNLSDNPLALEEWQQALVHVREMGWAEGQEGYTTGCGQDDWQNRRWPCATGQGYFGRGAKQLSYHFNYGMFSEVMFDGDATRLLNDPALVADSWLNLASAIWFFLTPQAPKPAMLHVIDRTWKPSQREIDAGIGYGFGTTINIINGGIECGEQNKTKGQPVNRIRYWEGLAAHYQIPIEADEKNTCWQQTPFGSLNLQGATDVLYTNWDGNWKYYPDRPGGFSFECELVGFQTAYSALVPGDYEKCVTNFYGSHANWPTVRVVADADKPSTGTPGGNGEPVDPNAWSATKVYNTGDRVVVNGVTYEAVYWTQGDDPLLSEAWGPWKKVL